A genomic stretch from Streptococcus oralis includes:
- the trmB gene encoding tRNA (guanosine(46)-N7)-methyltransferase TrmB yields the protein MRVRNRKGATELLEANPQYVVLNPLEAKGKWRDLFGNDHPIHVEVGSGKGAFVSGMAKQNPDINYIGIDIQKSVLSYALDKVLEVGVPNIKLLWVDGSDLTDYFEDGEIDRLYLNFSDPWPKKRHEKRRLTYKSFLDTFKRILPENGEIHFKTDNRGLFEYSLVSFSQYGMKLNGVWLDLHASDFEGNVMTEYEQKFSSKGQVIYRVEAEF from the coding sequence ATGAGAGTTAGAAATCGTAAAGGGGCGACAGAATTACTAGAGGCCAATCCTCAGTATGTGGTCCTCAATCCCTTGGAAGCAAAAGGGAAATGGCGAGACTTGTTTGGAAATGATCATCCTATTCATGTTGAAGTTGGAAGTGGGAAAGGGGCCTTCGTATCAGGAATGGCCAAGCAAAATCCTGACATCAACTACATCGGGATTGACATTCAAAAGTCGGTATTGAGTTATGCCTTGGACAAGGTGCTTGAAGTTGGAGTACCTAATATCAAACTTTTGTGGGTAGATGGTTCGGACTTGACAGACTATTTTGAAGACGGTGAGATTGATCGTCTCTACCTAAACTTTTCAGATCCCTGGCCTAAAAAACGCCATGAAAAACGTCGTTTGACTTACAAGAGTTTCCTGGATACCTTCAAGCGCATCTTGCCTGAGAATGGGGAGATCCATTTCAAGACAGATAACCGTGGTTTGTTTGAGTACAGCTTGGTAAGCTTTTCTCAGTATGGGATGAAACTCAATGGGGTTTGGCTAGACTTGCATGCCAGTGATTTTGAAGGTAATGTCATGACGGAATATGAGCAAAAATTC